A stretch of the Rosa rugosa chromosome 5, drRosRugo1.1, whole genome shotgun sequence genome encodes the following:
- the LOC133711832 gene encoding proline-rich extensin-like protein EPR1: MSYSKLLLLLFGFVVLITPSLSEYHDQPKPPTTPTYKPPSAPVKKPPPPIYTPPQNKPPTKLPPPHHYKPIVPPRELRSPPPYKKPSPNLPPPVVAKPPPYKNPSPTLPPPVVAKPPPYKNPSPTLPPPVVAKPPPQHKPTPATGHYPGHPPSKNPEHKHKPEGKVVPPPTPYKKPPRAYKPPHKPPTPPNHY, encoded by the coding sequence ATGAGTTACTCAAAGTTGCTTCTGCTcttgtttggatttgtagttctgATCACTCCATCTCTCTCGGAATACCATGACCAACCTAAGCCACCCACCACCCCCACTTACAAGCCCCCATCAGCTCCCGTTAAGAAACCACCACCCCCAATTTACACACCACCACAAAACAAACCTCCAACCAAATTACCACCACCCCATCATTACAAACCAATTGTGCCTCCCAGAGAATTGAGGAGTCCACCGCCTTATAAGAAGCCATCACCGAATCTGCCACCTCCTGTTGTCGCGAAACCACCGCCTTATAAGAACCCATCACCGACTCTGCCACCTCCTGTTGTCGCCAAACCACCGCCTTATAAGAACCCATCACCGACTCTGCCACCTCCTGTTGTCGCCAAACCACCACCTCAACACAAGCCAACACCAGCTACTGGTCACTATCCGGGACACCCTCCATCGAAGAACCCTGAGCACAAGCACAAGCCGGAAGGAAAGGTTGTCCCACCTCCGACTCCATACAAGAAGCCGCCAAGAGCATACAAGCCGCCGCACAAGCCCCCAACTCCACCTAACCATTATTGA